A single region of the Ptychodera flava strain L36383 chromosome 9, AS_Pfla_20210202, whole genome shotgun sequence genome encodes:
- the LOC139140468 gene encoding putative ankyrin repeat protein RF_0580, whose translation MKTPLHLAAESDKVDIARQLLKAGAHIELKDSSGESPIQITKTNPNSQMLMVLRGEEPKPKVKTVKGEEKISISPEEQKFLTKIKAFQKSGGDINDQDKDGKIPLHVSTTNNWISAVLFLLDEGAKIGRLDKTGVTPFHVAAVMNHVKILQIFLDRGGDVNKVDEYGCTPLHFAAIGQDCLESVRLLLSAGADPNMRNKNGKTPMDLAVDGKRKEVVSLLKERGAERE comes from the exons ATGAAAACACCCTTACACTTGGCGGCTGAAAGTGACAAAGTAGACATTGCCAGACAACTTTTAAAGGCTGGTGCTCATATCGAGCTTAAAGACAGC TCTGGTGAATCACCCATCCAAATCACAAAGACCAACCCAAATTCCCAGATGTTGATGGTTTTAAGAGGTGAAGAACCTAAACCAAAAGTAAAAACTGTTAAG GGAGAGGAAAAGATTTCAATATCCCCTGAAGAACAGAAGTTTTTGACAAAGATAAAGGCATTCCAGAAGTCCGGAGGGGATATCAATGATCAAGATAAG GATGGGAAAATACCGCTTCATGTTTCAACTACAAATAATTGGATTTCTGCGGTTTTATTTTTGCTGGATGAAGGAGCAAAAATCGGGCGGCTTGACAAG ACGGGCGTTACTCCATTTCACGTGGCTGCAGTAATGAATCATGTGAAAATTCTGCAAATATTCCTCGACAGAGGAGGAGACGTCAACAAGGTTGATGAG TATGGATGCACACCATTACACTTTGCAGCCATTGGACAAGATTGTCTTGAAAGTGTCAGGCTGTTGCTTAGTGCAGGAGCAGATCCCAATATGAGAAACAAG AATGGCAAGACACCGATGGACCTTGCTGTCGACGGAAAACGTAAAGAAGTGGTATCACTGCTTAAAGAAAGGGGTGCTGAAAGAGAATAG
- the LOC139141244 gene encoding QRFP-like peptide receptor, whose translation MGIAVDRYRAIVTPMKRQITINQARLMILLAWTASAVYSINYALINGIQTKTLRMPGRNATYSASSCSYLLSDHLEVITVLNFTLLYILPMLVLIALYGKVIGVLYFGNSPNDSSRRRKRRAVRMLIIVVAMFAMAWFPMRIMRTIIYIDPSLVAGPGFKFLRPFITSLALANSWMNPVVYAIFGGNFRREFATILGCGRCSRGEGAKPDIALGKSTRKGGGRVESSSGDRKHELSTEKESIRPDSVDQSHPKIQTIATQTEDNGPRTCSHSQCYGNGAFESTAETK comes from the coding sequence ATGGGCATCGCCGTCGACCGCTACCGCGCAATCGTCACTCCGATGAAACGACAGATTACTATCAATCAAGCCCGTCTGATGATTCTACTGGCGTGGACTGCGTCGGCCGTCTATTCAATCAACTACGCCCTGATAAATGGTATCCAAACTAAGACTCTCCGAATGCCCGGTCGAAATGCTACCTACAGCGCTAGCAGTTGCAGCTACTTGTTATCGGATCATCTTGAAGTTATCACGGTTCTCAATTTTACACTTTTATACATCCTACCAATGCTTGTCTTGATTGCACTTTATGGCAAGGTGATCGGCGTATTGTACTTCGGCAACTCACCGAACGACAGCTCCCGAAGACGAAAGCGACGAGCAGTCAGGATGCTCATCATAGTGGTGGCGATGTTTGCAATGGCGTGGTTCCCAATGCGAATCATGCGAACGATCATCTACATCGACCCAAGTTTGGTTGCCGGCCCCGGATTCAAGTTCCTCCGCCCATTCATCACGTCTCTGGCATTGGCAAACAGCTGGATGAATCCCGTTGTCTACGCCATCTTTGGCGGCAACTTTCGCAGGGAGTTTGCGACTATCCTTGGGTGCGGACGCTGCAGCCGAGGAGAGGGAGCAAAACCAGACATAGCCCTGGGTAAATCAACCCGAAAAGGCGGCGGCCGAGTCGAATCTTCATCAGGCGACAGAAAACATGAACTATCGACGGAAAAGGAAAGTATTCGACCTGACAGTGTCGACCAAAGCCATCCTAAGATACAGACAATCGCTACTCAAACCGAAGACAATGGCCCGCGTACCTGTTCCCATTCTCAGTGCTATGGAAACGGAGCCTTCGAAAGCACAGCAGAAACCAAGTAA